The Gammaproteobacteria bacterium genome window below encodes:
- the efp gene encoding elongation factor P: protein MANYNSNEFRSGLKLILDGDPYNIVENEFVKPGKGQAFNRVKLRNLKTGRVVDRTFKSGETVEAADVMDTEMQYLYNDGEEWHFMEPKSFEQFAISKAAVAEAAQWLKGQEECVVTLLDGLPLSVAVPNFVELQITQTDPGLRGDTAQGGTKPATLETGAVVKVPLFVEEGEILRIDTRSGEYVSRVKD, encoded by the coding sequence ATGGCAAACTACAATAGTAATGAATTTCGGTCAGGTTTGAAGCTAATTTTAGATGGCGATCCTTATAATATAGTTGAAAATGAATTTGTTAAACCAGGTAAAGGTCAGGCATTTAATCGTGTAAAGCTTCGTAATCTTAAAACAGGACGCGTGGTAGACCGTACATTTAAATCTGGAGAAACTGTTGAAGCTGCAGATGTGATGGATACAGAGATGCAATATCTTTATAACGATGGTGAAGAATGGCATTTCATGGAGCCTAAATCATTTGAGCAATTTGCAATCTCTAAAGCAGCTGTTGCAGAGGCCGCTCAATGGCTAAAAGGGCAAGAAGAATGTGTTGTGACCCTGCTAGATGGTTTGCCGTTGTCAGTGGCCGTTCCTAATTTTGTCGAATTGCAGATTACTCAAACAGATCCTGGTCTACGAGGTGATACTGCACAAGGCGGTACCAAACCGGCTACCTTAGAAACAGGTGCGGTTGTGAAAGTGCCATTGTTTGTGGAAGAGGGTGAAATTTTACGAATAGACACAAGAAGCGGAGAATATGTGTCTCGCGTTAAAGATTGA
- the epmB gene encoding EF-P beta-lysylation protein EpmB: MSSSNIHSLTRDRSSSKDEQDSKINIEPTLITQPPSNWQLEYKTSITNIEQLCQTLGLRIEQLPISSQANKQFQIRVPQSYVDRMQASNPSDPLLLQVLPTSYEEKSIEGYLKDPVGDLNSAKAPGLLKKYNGRALLLATSRCAIHCRYCFRRHFPYSAQNPRHDNWTQAVQELQQDHSITEIILSGGDPLVLDDSELAKLVSKLESIEHIQRLRIHTRLPVVIPNRINEKLLNWISNSRLNVIMVLHINHAQEINSALHDGLQKLKKINCTLLNQSVLLRNINDQSSSLIDLSEALFNAGILPYYLHLLDKVDGAAHFDVCKENARKLMQEITRQLPGYLVPKLVMEIPGKQSKSLVSY, encoded by the coding sequence ATGAGTTCATCGAATATCCATAGTCTAACACGAGATCGTTCAAGCTCTAAAGATGAACAAGATTCTAAAATCAACATTGAACCAACATTAATAACACAGCCACCTTCTAACTGGCAGCTAGAATACAAAACATCGATCACTAACATTGAGCAACTTTGTCAAACATTAGGATTAAGAATTGAACAGCTGCCCATTAGCTCACAAGCAAACAAACAATTTCAAATAAGAGTTCCTCAGAGTTATGTAGATCGCATGCAAGCGTCTAACCCTAGTGACCCATTACTTTTACAAGTCTTACCCACAAGTTACGAAGAAAAATCAATTGAGGGATATTTAAAAGATCCAGTTGGAGATTTAAACAGCGCCAAAGCACCCGGCTTACTGAAAAAATATAATGGCCGCGCTTTACTACTTGCAACCAGTCGTTGCGCTATACATTGCAGATATTGCTTTCGCAGACACTTTCCTTACTCTGCACAAAATCCACGTCATGATAACTGGACACAAGCAGTACAAGAACTTCAACAAGATCACAGCATTACAGAAATTATTCTAAGCGGTGGCGACCCACTAGTACTAGATGACTCAGAATTGGCAAAACTTGTTTCAAAACTAGAATCTATTGAGCATATACAAAGATTACGTATTCATACTCGCCTGCCAGTAGTGATACCAAATCGTATTAATGAAAAATTACTAAACTGGATTAGTAACTCTCGATTGAATGTAATTATGGTTCTGCACATCAATCATGCTCAAGAAATTAATTCTGCTCTTCATGACGGCCTGCAAAAATTGAAAAAGATAAACTGCACACTGCTAAATCAAAGCGTGCTACTACGAAACATAAACGATCAATCATCCAGCCTAATCGATTTAAGTGAAGCATTGTTTAATGCTGGCATTCTTCCTTATTACTTACATCTTCTAGACAAAGTCGATGGCGCAGCACATTTTGATGTATGCAAAGAAAATGCTCGCAAACTCATGCAAGAAATCACCAGGCAATTGCCCGGCTACCTAGTTCCTAAACTAGTCATGGAGATTCCCGGAAAGCAATCTAAGAGCTTAGTAAGCTACTGA
- a CDS encoding EAL domain-containing protein, whose amino-acid sequence MNHPLQLIFVDSNPNDVEEMVSSIKTSGIAVRSRIAQDADDLTTLLNEAQPHIILHALENNEVSLEQTVSTINGRAPEIPIIALTKSSEQDPVAYMQQGATTLVNKNNTEHLNLVVNSTAKTQFHIQELKGAAENCNELENRCQRLMESSRDAICYLHEGMHTYANEKYLEKFGYTNSEELYGLSIMDLVAPDDQSAMKDLLKQFSKSKEAGEKNLTFKKEDDETFSAKFSFNPVSVSGEECVQIVIQSASGGGDTKELEEQLSYLSERDVHTGFYHRRSIMDQLDEAANTAKHGKISQAFIQIDIANFNDIKDKFGIAAIDKVSSNVASTLRDCCTENETLSKLTEESFGVLTSNIDTKFLMAFGANVIKNLGELITTSGSDYISIKPAVGAVKIDQFTSDVPDILNKAKNCCDEAWENDANKIVIYKPNDAQMGEQEKDERWTLKLREAVKENRLALLYQPIISLHGEPGERYQIYTALHNKDNELVPASEFVMRIERTGFGKMLDRWIILNALKKLSELRTKGADMRLFIKLSSNSILDKDLPGWLEAQFKTNNISPSFVCFEIKEQVLISNFKESKILVSALQGMKSEIAIDAFGAGDNPSKILKAIPANYVKICHSLMSDVSDNQENQSAIREIAEALKPMGTKVIAQFIEDADTLSILWSLGINYTQGNFLQPPSEYPNYDFSL is encoded by the coding sequence ATGAATCATCCGCTGCAACTCATTTTCGTTGACAGCAATCCTAATGATGTTGAAGAAATGGTTAGTTCCATAAAAACATCGGGGATTGCTGTACGCTCGCGAATTGCTCAAGACGCGGATGATTTAACAACTCTGCTGAACGAAGCTCAGCCGCATATTATTCTGCATGCTCTCGAAAATAACGAAGTAAGCTTAGAACAAACCGTCTCTACTATTAACGGCCGCGCACCTGAAATACCCATAATTGCCTTAACAAAATCTTCGGAACAAGACCCTGTCGCGTATATGCAACAAGGCGCTACAACATTAGTAAATAAAAATAACACTGAACATCTGAATCTAGTTGTAAACAGTACTGCGAAAACTCAATTTCATATTCAGGAACTTAAAGGAGCTGCCGAAAACTGCAATGAGCTTGAAAACCGCTGCCAGAGACTCATGGAAAGTTCTCGCGATGCAATTTGTTACTTACACGAAGGCATGCATACATATGCAAATGAAAAATATTTAGAAAAATTTGGCTATACCAACAGTGAAGAACTATATGGTTTGTCAATCATGGATTTGGTCGCACCTGATGACCAATCAGCAATGAAAGACTTGCTCAAACAATTCTCCAAATCAAAAGAAGCCGGAGAAAAAAACCTTACATTTAAGAAAGAAGACGATGAAACGTTTTCTGCTAAATTTAGCTTCAACCCTGTTAGTGTATCCGGCGAAGAATGTGTACAAATTGTTATACAAAGCGCCAGTGGTGGTGGTGACACCAAAGAGCTAGAAGAGCAACTGAGCTATCTTAGTGAACGAGATGTACATACTGGCTTCTACCATCGCAGATCTATTATGGATCAACTAGATGAGGCAGCGAATACAGCCAAGCATGGAAAAATTTCACAAGCCTTTATTCAAATAGATATCGCTAACTTCAATGATATTAAAGATAAGTTTGGTATTGCGGCAATCGACAAAGTCAGCAGCAACGTTGCTAGCACACTACGCGACTGCTGCACTGAAAATGAAACACTTTCCAAGTTAACTGAAGAGTCATTTGGTGTACTCACATCAAACATAGACACTAAATTCTTAATGGCTTTTGGCGCCAATGTCATTAAAAACTTAGGCGAGTTAATTACCACCTCAGGTAGTGATTATATCTCTATCAAACCTGCCGTAGGCGCGGTGAAGATTGACCAATTCACATCCGATGTTCCAGATATCTTAAATAAAGCTAAGAATTGTTGCGATGAAGCCTGGGAGAATGACGCAAATAAAATCGTTATTTATAAGCCTAATGACGCTCAAATGGGCGAACAAGAAAAAGACGAACGATGGACTCTCAAATTACGCGAGGCAGTAAAAGAAAATAGACTGGCTCTTCTATATCAACCCATCATTAGCTTGCATGGTGAACCTGGTGAGCGTTACCAAATCTACACTGCTCTTCATAATAAAGACAATGAGCTCGTACCGGCTAGTGAGTTTGTTATGCGCATTGAGCGCACCGGCTTTGGCAAAATGCTGGACCGGTGGATCATATTAAATGCCTTGAAAAAGCTGTCAGAATTGCGCACTAAAGGCGCAGATATGCGTTTATTTATCAAGTTGAGCTCTAACTCAATTCTAGATAAAGATCTACCTGGCTGGTTAGAAGCTCAATTTAAAACAAATAATATTTCACCTAGTTTTGTTTGCTTTGAAATTAAAGAACAAGTATTAATATCAAATTTCAAAGAATCAAAAATATTAGTTAGCGCACTACAAGGAATGAAGTCAGAAATCGCAATTGATGCTTTCGGCGCAGGCGACAACCCATCGAAAATTCTTAAAGCAATTCCAGCAAACTACGTAAAAATCTGTCATAGCTTGATGTCTGATGTAAGTGACAACCAAGAAAATCAGAGTGCTATTCGTGAAATTGCTGAAGCATTAAAACCAATGGGTACAAAAGTAATTGCTCAATTCATTGAAGATGCAGACACCTTGTCAATCTTATGGAGTTTAGGTATCAACTATACACAAGGTAATTTCCTACAGCCGCCTAGCGAATATCCAAATTACGACTTCTCTCTGTAA
- the htpX gene encoding protease HtpX, whose product MGARIFLLIATNFAVVAVFGIAAQVFGLDKILAQNGMSGQLTGLFIMSLLIGFGGSFISLAMSKWLAKRSMGVQMIEQPSNEAEQWLVDTVQRQAEQANIGMPEVGIFDTPEVNAFATGMRRNSAMVAVSTGLLNAMSRDEAEAVMAHEISHVANGDMITMGLIQGVLNTFVIFLSRIVGILVDKVVFKSRSGFGPGYFIVSIVAQIILGVLASMIASWYSRRREFRADAGGADLAGREKMAAALERLKAQHQPEELPGQLAAFGISGGVKDGLRKLFSTHPPLEDRIAALRNHE is encoded by the coding sequence ATGGGCGCACGAATATTTTTATTGATCGCTACAAATTTTGCAGTGGTGGCTGTTTTCGGAATTGCAGCACAAGTTTTTGGGCTAGATAAAATTCTTGCTCAAAATGGTATGTCGGGTCAGCTGACTGGGCTATTTATTATGTCTCTGCTCATAGGTTTTGGTGGTTCCTTTATTTCTTTGGCGATGTCTAAGTGGCTAGCTAAAAGATCTATGGGTGTGCAAATGATTGAGCAGCCTTCTAATGAGGCAGAGCAATGGTTAGTGGATACCGTTCAACGTCAAGCGGAACAAGCTAACATTGGTATGCCTGAAGTGGGAATTTTTGATACTCCAGAAGTGAATGCCTTTGCTACAGGGATGCGACGTAATAGTGCGATGGTAGCGGTAAGTACCGGCTTGTTAAATGCAATGAGTCGAGACGAAGCAGAAGCCGTTATGGCGCATGAGATTAGTCATGTTGCAAATGGGGATATGATAACGATGGGGCTAATACAAGGGGTGTTAAATACCTTTGTAATATTCTTGTCTCGTATTGTTGGTATTCTGGTTGATAAGGTTGTATTTAAATCTAGAAGTGGTTTTGGTCCTGGTTATTTTATTGTCAGTATCGTTGCGCAAATAATTTTAGGAGTGTTGGCTTCCATGATTGCAAGTTGGTATTCACGTAGGCGTGAATTCCGAGCCGATGCAGGTGGTGCTGACTTAGCAGGTAGAGAGAAAATGGCTGCAGCCTTGGAGCGTTTAAAAGCTCAGCATCAACCTGAAGAATTACCAGGACAGCTTGCAGCTTTTGGAATTTCTGGTGGGGTTAAAGATGGGCTTAGGAAGTTATTTAGTACCCATCCACCATTAGAAGATCGTATTGCTGCACTTAGAAACCACGAATAA
- the parC gene encoding DNA topoisomerase IV subunit A, which produces MSDNLEMDFDPSDKLPIQEFAEKAYLEYSMYVILDRALPSIGDGLKPVQRRIIYAMSELGLSAVSKHKKSARTVGDVLGKYHPHGDSACYEAMVLMAQSFSYRYPLIDGQGNWGSTDDPKSFAAMRYTESRLTRYAKALLQELDQGTTEWAPNFDGTMQEPLVLPARLPNVLLNGGMGIAVGMSTDIPPHNIKEVVGACVHLLDNPKATVKDLCKFVKGPDYPTDAEIISDPKEIKEIYETGNGSIRMRAVYVKEDSDIVVTALPHQVSGAKVLEQIAQQMQAKKLPMVQDLRDESDHENPIRIVITPKNNRIDMDDLMSHLFATTDFERNYRANLNMIGIDGRPQVKNLRMVLKEWLAFRIETVKRRLQWRLDKVSKRLHELEGLLIAYLNIDAVIKIIRTEDDPKAKLIKKFKLSDEQAEFILNLKLRNLAKIEEIKIKAEKKELSEERKSIVQTLGSSARLKTLVKKELKQDAEEFGDERRSKLVKREVAAAIDESKLVPSEAVTVVLSEKGWVRAAKGTEVDVRELNYKSGDTYQAHAYGKSNLNAMFLDSRGRCYSLAAHTLPSARGQGEPLSGKLKPADGAVFVGVMMGEPSDLYLISSSAGYGFVGKLEDMFTKNRAGKALLSVPKGALALAPVRVRDIEEDWVVSIGSEGNMLVIPLSDVPILPKGKGNKIINIPSKKVVSGEESMRAIALVQDGEAITLYSGKRTKKMKGDEIDTFEGERGQRGLKLSQGYRNIDAIEVHFKDDQEQGLN; this is translated from the coding sequence ATGAGTGATAATTTAGAAATGGATTTTGATCCTTCAGACAAGCTGCCTATCCAGGAGTTTGCAGAAAAAGCGTACTTGGAATATTCCATGTATGTAATTCTTGATAGGGCTTTACCTAGCATTGGTGACGGTTTAAAACCTGTGCAGCGCAGAATAATTTACGCTATGTCAGAGCTGGGTCTATCTGCTGTATCAAAGCATAAAAAATCTGCTCGTACCGTAGGTGATGTGTTAGGTAAATATCATCCACATGGAGACAGTGCTTGTTATGAAGCCATGGTGTTGATGGCGCAATCTTTTTCCTATCGTTATCCTCTCATAGATGGGCAGGGAAATTGGGGTTCAACCGATGATCCAAAATCTTTTGCCGCGATGCGCTACACAGAGTCGCGATTAACCAGATACGCTAAAGCTTTGTTGCAAGAGCTAGATCAAGGTACTACAGAGTGGGCGCCGAACTTTGATGGGACTATGCAGGAGCCACTTGTCTTACCTGCACGATTGCCCAATGTTTTATTAAATGGTGGCATGGGCATTGCGGTGGGAATGTCGACTGATATTCCTCCACATAATATAAAAGAGGTTGTGGGCGCTTGTGTGCATCTGCTAGATAACCCTAAGGCGACCGTTAAAGACCTTTGCAAGTTTGTTAAAGGTCCGGATTATCCCACTGATGCTGAAATTATTTCAGATCCGAAAGAAATTAAAGAAATTTATGAAACTGGTAATGGTTCGATTCGGATGCGAGCAGTATACGTTAAAGAAGATTCCGATATCGTGGTTACTGCCCTACCGCATCAGGTATCTGGGGCTAAAGTGCTTGAGCAAATTGCCCAACAAATGCAAGCAAAGAAGTTACCGATGGTGCAAGATTTGCGTGATGAGTCTGATCACGAAAATCCAATTCGAATTGTGATTACGCCAAAAAATAATCGAATAGACATGGATGACTTAATGTCACATCTGTTTGCTACTACTGATTTCGAACGTAACTATCGTGCCAATTTAAATATGATTGGTATTGATGGTCGACCTCAAGTTAAAAATCTTCGAATGGTTCTCAAGGAATGGTTGGCGTTTCGTATTGAAACCGTTAAACGAAGATTGCAATGGCGTTTAGATAAAGTTTCAAAGCGATTACATGAATTAGAAGGACTGTTAATTGCATATCTAAATATTGATGCAGTCATCAAGATAATTCGTACCGAAGATGATCCTAAAGCTAAATTAATTAAAAAATTTAAACTCAGTGATGAACAAGCCGAATTTATTCTGAATTTAAAATTACGTAATTTAGCAAAGATTGAAGAGATAAAAATTAAGGCTGAGAAAAAAGAATTAAGCGAAGAGCGTAAATCCATTGTGCAAACATTAGGTTCTAGTGCGCGTTTAAAAACTTTAGTTAAAAAAGAGCTTAAGCAAGATGCTGAAGAGTTTGGAGATGAACGTCGATCTAAATTAGTTAAACGCGAAGTAGCTGCTGCAATTGATGAATCTAAATTAGTGCCCTCAGAAGCAGTTACTGTGGTGCTATCAGAAAAAGGCTGGGTGCGCGCGGCTAAAGGTACTGAAGTGGATGTGCGCGAACTAAATTATAAGTCTGGAGATACCTATCAAGCTCACGCATATGGAAAGTCGAATCTAAACGCTATGTTTTTAGATTCGAGAGGGCGATGTTATTCATTAGCTGCGCATACATTGCCTTCTGCGCGTGGCCAAGGTGAGCCTTTAAGCGGCAAACTGAAACCTGCGGATGGCGCAGTGTTTGTTGGTGTAATGATGGGCGAACCATCAGATTTGTACTTAATATCAAGTAGTGCAGGTTATGGATTCGTCGGAAAACTTGAGGATATGTTTACTAAAAATCGTGCGGGTAAAGCGTTGCTCTCCGTTCCTAAGGGGGCGCTGGCATTAGCGCCAGTTAGGGTGCGGGACATTGAAGAAGATTGGGTGGTTTCTATCGGTTCAGAGGGGAATATGTTGGTTATCCCATTGAGCGATGTACCAATTTTACCAAAAGGCAAAGGCAATAAAATTATTAATATACCGAGCAAGAAGGTTGTTAGTGGCGAAGAATCTATGCGTGCCATTGCGTTGGTACAGGATGGTGAGGCGATAACTTTATATTCGGGTAAGCGTACTAAAAAAATGAAAGGCGACGAGATTGACACTTTTGAGGGTGAACGTGGTCAAAGAGGCTTAAAGCTTTCTCAAGGATATCGAAATATTGATGCTATAGAGGTGCATTTCAAGGACGACCAAGAGCAAGGTTTAAATTAA
- the parE gene encoding DNA topoisomerase IV subunit B: MAGKYNASDIEVLSGLDPVRKRPGMYTDTTRPNHLAHEVIDNSVDEAISGHAKSIDIKLYKDGSLEVADDGRGMPVDKHPKLKLPGVEVILSTLHSGGKFSNKNYSFSGGLHGVGVSVVNALSKNLEIWVRRGGKEYNMAFKGGKKSSKLEVVGTVGQRNTGTTIRFWPDAKYFESNNFSVSKLLHTMRAKAILCPGLKIGFDDQVNKKKYEWCYEDGLKDYLLESIEGLEYLPQDGFCEHFEGDEEAVEWAITWLLEEGEGLKESYVNLVPTAQGGTHVSGLRTGLTEALREFCEFRKLLPRGVKLTPEDVWERLCYVLSVKIKEPQFAGQTKERLSSRETAVFVAGVAKDSFGHWLNQNAESGELIAQLAISNAETRLRKSKKVVRKKIASGPALPGKLADCTSEDLSRTELFLVEGDSAGGSAKQARDRVYQAIMPLRGKILNTWEVSSDQVLASQEVHDISVAIGIEPGSSDLSGLRYGKICVLADADSDGLHIATLLCALFLQHFQTLVEAGHVYMAMPPLYRIDVGKEVFYVLDDEEQKGVLDRIKAEKKTGKITITRFKGLGEMNPMQLRESTMAVDTRRLVQLSLTNVKETFQLIDMLLAKKRSADRRTWLQKKGNLVEI, translated from the coding sequence ATGGCAGGGAAATATAACGCTTCAGATATTGAAGTATTGAGTGGATTGGACCCAGTTCGTAAACGTCCAGGGATGTATACCGATACCACTCGACCTAATCACTTAGCGCATGAAGTAATCGACAATAGCGTTGATGAGGCGATATCAGGACATGCAAAGTCTATTGATATCAAGTTATATAAAGATGGTTCGCTCGAGGTAGCAGATGATGGGCGTGGCATGCCGGTGGATAAGCATCCGAAATTAAAGCTACCTGGTGTAGAAGTCATTCTTAGTACATTGCACTCTGGGGGTAAATTTTCTAATAAAAATTATTCTTTTTCTGGTGGTTTGCATGGTGTAGGTGTTTCCGTAGTGAATGCTTTGTCAAAGAATCTTGAGATTTGGGTACGTCGTGGCGGTAAAGAATACAACATGGCTTTTAAAGGAGGCAAAAAGAGCTCCAAGCTTGAGGTGGTAGGGACGGTAGGGCAAAGAAATACTGGAACCACTATTCGCTTTTGGCCAGATGCTAAATATTTTGAGAGTAATAATTTTTCAGTTTCTAAGTTACTGCATACCATGCGCGCTAAGGCGATTCTTTGTCCTGGCCTAAAAATTGGTTTTGATGACCAGGTAAACAAGAAGAAATATGAATGGTGTTATGAGGATGGCTTAAAAGATTATTTATTGGAGTCGATAGAAGGGCTTGAGTATCTTCCACAAGATGGCTTTTGTGAACACTTTGAAGGCGATGAAGAAGCAGTAGAGTGGGCCATTACTTGGTTGTTGGAAGAAGGGGAAGGTCTAAAAGAAAGTTATGTGAATCTAGTGCCTACTGCACAAGGGGGTACGCATGTTTCTGGTTTACGAACCGGTTTAACTGAAGCATTGCGTGAGTTTTGTGAATTTCGCAAGCTGCTACCACGTGGAGTAAAGCTTACTCCTGAAGATGTATGGGAAAGGCTTTGTTATGTGTTATCTGTAAAAATTAAAGAACCACAATTTGCAGGCCAAACTAAGGAGCGTTTAAGTTCTAGAGAGACCGCTGTATTTGTTGCTGGGGTTGCTAAAGATTCATTTGGACATTGGTTAAATCAAAATGCAGAATCAGGCGAGTTGATCGCACAACTTGCTATTAGCAATGCAGAAACTCGTTTAAGAAAAAGTAAAAAAGTTGTACGTAAAAAAATTGCTAGTGGTCCAGCACTACCTGGAAAGCTGGCGGATTGTACCTCTGAAGATTTGTCGCGTACTGAATTATTTTTAGTGGAGGGCGATTCTGCAGGCGGTTCAGCCAAGCAAGCGCGAGATCGCGTGTACCAAGCGATTATGCCGTTGCGCGGTAAAATTCTAAATACTTGGGAGGTTTCCTCGGATCAAGTTTTAGCATCACAAGAGGTGCATGATATTTCTGTTGCTATTGGTATTGAGCCCGGAAGTTCAGATTTATCAGGACTTCGTTATGGTAAAATCTGTGTGCTTGCAGATGCAGATTCAGACGGTTTGCATATTGCGACACTATTATGCGCTCTGTTTTTACAGCATTTTCAAACTTTAGTTGAAGCCGGCCACGTATATATGGCGATGCCTCCGCTTTATCGAATCGACGTAGGTAAAGAGGTGTTTTACGTCTTAGATGATGAAGAGCAGAAAGGTGTGTTAGATCGTATTAAGGCCGAAAAGAAAACCGGTAAAATAACGATCACGCGTTTTAAAGGTTTGGGAGAAATGAATCCCATGCAATTAAGAGAGTCCACGATGGCAGTAGATACTCGACGTCTTGTGCAGCTTTCGTTAACCAATGTAAAAGAAACCTTTCAACTGATTGATATGTTGCTAGCTAAGAAACGCTCTGCTGATAGACGAACTTGGTTACAAAAGAAAGGTAATTTGGTTGAAATTTAG